The Rhinoraja longicauda isolate Sanriku21f unplaced genomic scaffold, sRhiLon1.1 Scf001977, whole genome shotgun sequence genome contains the following window.
gagaattggactccactgccttctgaggcagagaattccacagattcacaactctctgactgaaaaagtttttcctcatctccgttctaaatggccgaccccttattcttaaactgtggccctggttctggactcccccaacatcgggaacatgtttcctgcctctaacgtgtccaaccccttaataatcttatacgtttcgataagatcccctctcatccttctaaattccagtgtatacaagcccagtcgctccagtctttcaacatacgacagtccctccattccgggaattaacctagtaaaacctacgctgcacgccatcaatagcaagaatatccttcctcaaatttggagaccacagtttagaagcatgagaggggggatcttatagagacctacaaaattataaaaggactggacaagctagatgcaggaaaaatgttcccaatgttgggggagtccagaaccaggggccacacacacacagtctaagaataaaggggaggccatttaaaactgaggtgagaaggaacctttccacccagacagtagtgaatttgtggaattctctgccacagagggcagtggaggccaaatcactggatggatttaagagagattttttttagatttagagatatagcgcagaaacaggcccttcggcccaccgggtccgtgccgcccagcgatccccgcacatcaacactatcctacacccactagggacaatgtttacatttgccaagccaattaacctacaaacctgcacgtctttggagtgcgggaggaaaccgaagatctcggagaaaacccacgcaggtcacggggagaacgtacaaactccgtacagacggcgcccgtagtcgggatcgaacctgagtcaccggcgctgcattcgctgtaaggcggcaactctaccgctgcgccaccgtgccgccctaggggctagtggaatcaaggggtatggggagaaggcaggtacgggttactgattgtggacgatcagccgtgatcacaacgagtggcggtgcgtacaggctcgaagggccgaatggcctcctcctgcacctgttgtctgtgcttctatgtttctaacccttgaTATATTCTGAAGGTAAGAGTGGGCTGACTTTGTAACTGTGGCTTCGTTAGGCTGTTGACATTCAGGTCACTCACCAGAGGGAGGCGCACCAGGGGCACGCCGTTCAGCCTGAGGGGGGCGCTGCAGACAGCGGCGGTCTCGTCCGCGGCTCCATCGGCGCCGCGCAACTTCCCCGGATTGGCCCGGATCCACCGGGCCAGGTGGCGGTGGCGCCCGTCGCAGTTCCAGGGGTTGCCGTAGAGGGCGAGGCGGGCAGGGGTGGCGTTctggaggagggagggcgggagggaggggaggaggttgtgggagaggtccagctcctccaGGTGGCCCAGGTCGTCTGCGGCCTCGCTGGGGAGTtggcggatgaggttggaggccaggTTGAGGCGGCGCAGGTTGTGGAGCGGGTGGAAGATGCGGGGGGTGAGGCGAGCGAGGGCATTGCCCCGGATGCTGAGCTCGCTCAGGTTGTCCAAGCCCTCCAGCGCCCCCTGCTGGAGGCGGCCGATCCGGTTGCCGTCCAGGATCAGCTTCCTGAGGCCGGGCAGCGAGCGCCCCAGGTCGGGCACGGCGGTCAGGGCGTTGTAggagaggtccagctcctccaCGGGGAACAGCGGCCTCCCGCCCTCCAGGCGCCCCAGCCCGTTGCGGGAGAGGTCGAGGTGGCGCAGCTTGCCGAGGCTCCCGAACGAGTCGAGGGAGACGGTGCTGATGGAGTTGGAGGACAAGAGGAGGATCTCGGTGtcgtccgggagggagggggggacggactggagggaccggtggctgcagttcaggcccaCCTTCCCCGCCCGGCCCGCCAACGGCTCGCACACGGCCCAGGGTGGGCGGGCGGTCAGTGGCCCGGCGCTGGGGCTGCTGGGACTCCCACTGGTGCCGCCCGCCGCGGCCGTGGTCTGGAAGGGgaaggtccacttgatctagtaaaccattaaagagcagttaaaagcactcaaaaaacattaaagagaatagaaaataaaaacaaactaaaatacaATAAGACAGGTATGAAACACAATAATAAACGTTAcaggtgcagtgtaagaaatgaataactatttgatttaataaagggcagcgtcaaacagaaaagtcttcagcctcgattgtaaagaactgagagttgccgcgatcctagacaatagacaattggtgcaggaggaggccattcggcccttcgagcctgtacgcaccgccattcaatgtgatcatggctgatcattctcaatcagtaccccgtttctgccttctcccccataccccctgactccgctatccttaagagctctatctagctctctcttgaatgcattcagagaattggactccactgccttctgaggcagagaattccacagattcacaactctctgactgaaaaagtttttcctcatctccgttctaaatggccgaccccttattcttaaactgtgtgtggcccctggttctggactcccccaacattgggaacgtgtttcctgcctctaacgtgtccaaccccttaataatcttatacgtttcgataagatcccctctcatccttctaaattccagtgtatacaagcccagtcgctccagtctttcaacatacgacagtcccgccattccgggaattaacctagtgaacctacgctgcacgccctcaatagcaagaatatccttcctcaaatttggagaccacagtttagaagcatgagaggggatcttatagagacctacaaaattataaaaggactggacaagctagatgcaggaaaaatgttcccaatgttgggggagtccagaaccaggggccacacacacacagtctaagaataaaggggaggccatttaaaactgaggtgagaaggaactttttccacccagacagtagtgaatttgtggaattctctgccacagagagcagtggaggccaaatcactggatggatttaagagagattttttttagatttagagatatagcgcagaaacaggcccttcggcccaccgggtccgtgccgcccagcgatccccgcacactaacactatcccacacccactagggacaatgtttacatttgccaagccaattaacctacaaacctgcacgtctttggagtgtgggaggaaaccgaagatctcggagaaaacccacgcaggtcacggggagaacgtacaaactccgtacagacggcgcccgtagtcgggatcgaacctgagtcaccggcgctgcattcgctgtaaggcggcaactctaccgctgcgccaccgtgccgccctaggggctagtggaatcaagggatatggggagaaggcaggtacgggttactgattgtggacgatcagccgtgatcacaacgagtggcggtgcgtacaggctcgaagggccgaatggcctcctcctgcacctgttgtctgtgcttctatgtttctaacccttgaTATATTCTGAAGGTAAGAGTGGGCTGACTTTGCAACTGTGGCTTCGTTAGGCTGTTGACATTCAGGTCACTCACCAGAGGGAGGCGCACCAGGGGCACGCCGTTCAGCCTGAGGGGGGCGCTGCAGACAGCGGCGGTCTCGTCCGCGGCTCCATCGGCGCCGCGCAACTTCCCCGGATTGGCCCGGATCCACCGGGCCAGGTGGCGGTGGCGCCCGTCGCAGTTCCAGGGGTTGCCGTAGAGGGCGAGGCGGGCAGGGGTGGCGTTctggaggagggagggcgggagggaggggaggaggttgtgggagaggtccagctcctccaGGTGGCCCAGGTCGTCTGCGGCCTCGCTGGGGAGTtggcggatgaggttggaggccaggTTGAGGCGGCGCAGGTTGTGGAGCGGGTGGAAGATGCGGGGGTGGAGGCGAGCGAGGGCGTTGCCCCGGATGCTGAGCTCGCTCAGGTTGTCCAAGCCGTCCAGCGCCCCCTGCTGGAGGCGGCCGATCCGGTTGCCGTCCAGGATCAGCTTCCTGAGGCCGGGCAGCGAGCGCCCCAGGTCGGGCACGGCGGTCAGGGCGTTGTAggagaggtccagctcctccaCGGGGAACAGCGGCCTCCCGCCCTCCAGGCGCCCCAGCCCGTTGCGGGAGAGGTCGAGGTGGCGCAGCTTGCCGAGGCTCCCGAACGAGTCGAGGGAGACAGTGCTGATGGAGTTGGAGGACAAGAGGAGGATCTCGGTGtcgtccgggagggagggggggacggactggagggaccggtggctgcagttcaggcccaCCTTCCCCGCCCGGCCCGCCAACGGCTCGCACACGGCCCAGGGTGGGCGGGCGGTCAGTGGCCCGGCGCTGGGGCTGCTGGGACTCCCACTGGTGCCGCCCGCCGCGGCCGTGGTCTGGGTGGTGGTGACGGGGCAGAGCTGCCCGAGGTTGAGGTTAACGATGGGCCAGTCCTGCCACACTGTGGGCGATGCACAGACCACACTCTCTGAGTCAGGCTGACCCACGTacctgcaacacacacacacacacacacacacacacacacacacacacacacacacacacacacacacacacacacacacacacacacacacacacacacacacacacacacacacacacacacacacacacacacacacacacacacacacacacacacacacacacacacacacacacacacacacacacacacacacacacacacacacacacacacacacacacacacacacacacacacacacacacacacacacacacacacacacacacacacacacacacacacacacacacacaatgtgggtAGAGTTGAGGAGTTGTAAAGGTAAGTAGACACTAGtgtgagttatctacaggcccccaaacagtcgcctggatacagggtgcaagttacagcaggagttaacattggctcggtgttggggctgcaactggtttatagatatgtgaagagaaaaagactagttaagacaaatgtaggtcccttgcagtcggaaacaggtgaattgatcagagggaacaaggagatggcagaccaattgaacaactactttggttctgtcttcactaaggaagacataaacaatctgccggaaatagcaggggaccggggatctaacgagatggaggaactgagggtaatccaggttagtcgggaagtggggttaggtaaattaaatggattaaaggccgataaatccccagggccagataggctgcatcccagagtgcttaaggaagtagcctcagaaatagtggatgcattagtgataatttttcaaaactctttagattctggagcagttcctgaggactggagggtagctaatgttatcccacttttcaaaaagggagggagagagaaaacggggaattatagaccagttagcctgacatcggtggtggggaaaatgctggagtcagttattaaagatgtaataacggcgcatttggatagcagtaaaaggattggtccaagtcagcatggatttacgaaggggaaatcctgcttgactaatcttcgggaattttttgaggatatgacaagtaaaatgggtgaaggggagccagtggatgtagtgtatctagactttcagaaagcctttggtaaggtcccacacgggaggttggtgagcaaaattagagcacagggtattgggggtaggttgttgacatggagagagaattggttggcagacaggaagcaaagagtaggagtaaacgggtccttttcataatggcaggcagtggctagtggggtaccgcaaggctcggtgttggggcagcaactgtttacaatatatattaatgatttggacgatggaattagaagtaacgctAGCAcgtttgcgggtgacacaaagctgggtggcagtgtgaactgcgaagaggatgttaggaggttgcagggtgacctgggcaggttgagtgagtgggcagatgcgtggcagatgcagtataatgtcgataaatgtgaggttatccactttggcggcaagaataaggaggcagattattatctcaatggtgtcagattatgtaagggggaagtgcatcaagacctgggtgtccttgtacaccagtcactgaaagttggcgtgcaggtacagcaggcaatgaagaaagccaatggaatgttggccttcataacgagagggtttgagtacaggagtaaagaggtccttctgcagttgtacagggccctggtgagaccgcatctggagtattgtgtgtagttttggtctcctcatttgaggaaggatatccttgctattgaggcagtgcagcgtaggttcacgagattgatccctgggatggcgggactgtcatatgaggaaagattggaaagaccgggcttgtattgactggagtttagaaggatgagaggggatcttatagagacgtataaaattataaaaggactggacaagctagatgcaggaaaaatgttcccaatgttggggggagtccagaaccaggggccacacgcacactgtctaagaataaaggggaggccatttaaaactgaggtgggaaggaactgtttctcccagagagttgtgaaattgtggaattctctgccacagagggcagtggaggccaaatcactggatggatttaagagagagttagatagagctctaggggctagtggaatcaaggggtatggggagaaggcaggcacgggttactgattgtggacgatcagccgtgatcacaatgaatggcggtgcgtacaggctcgaagggccgaatggcctcctcctgcaccgattgtctatgtttctatgtttctatgtaactctctgggtaaaatagtctttccctcatctcagtcctaaatgggcgaccccttattcttaaactgggaccccctggttctggagacgggaagatgtggCGCGGTGGTGGGATGTCCGTTGGGGGTGGGGACAATGTCGgaggtccccccccacaccccacccccaccccctcccccccaccctccccctccccacccccaccccctcccccccaccccccccctccccacccccaccccctcccccccaccctccccctccccacccccaccccctcccccccacccccccccctccccacccccaccccctcccccccacccccccctccccaccccccacgtacCTGTACACACTCCCATGGTTGTCGTCCATCCAGGCTTTGAGATAGCTGGCCGAGGCACAGTCACAATGCCACGGGTTGTCGTACAGGTAGACGTAGAGAAGGGACAGGTTGTTGTCAAAGAGGTTGGGAGGGATGGCCGCCAGGCTGTTGTTGGACACGTCCAGAGTCACCAGGTCCTCGGTGCCATCCAGGGAGCCGCTGGGGAGTtggcggatgaggttggaggccaggTTGAGGTGGAGCAGGTTGTGGAGCGGGTGGAAGATTCGGGGGTGGAGGCGAGCGAGGGCGTTGCCCCGGATGCTGAGCTCGCTCAGGTTGTCCAAGCCCTCCAGCGCCCCCTGCTGGAGGCGGCCGATCCGGTTGCCGTCCAGGATCAGCTTCCTGAGGCCGGGCAGCGCGCGCCCCAGGTCGGGCACGGCAGTCAGGGCGTTGTAggagaggtccagctcctccaCGGGGAACAGCGGCCGCCCGCCCTCCAGGCGCCCCAGCCCGTTGCGGGAGAGGTCGAGGTGGCGCAGCTTGCCGAGGCTCCCGAACGAGTCGAGGGAGACGGTGCTGATGGAGTTGGAGGACAAGAGAAGGATCTCGGTGtcgtccgggagggagggggggacggactggagggaccggtggctgcagttcaggcccaCCTTCCCCGCCCGGCCCGCCAACGGCTCGCACACGGCCCAGGGTGGGCGGGCGGTCAGTGGCCCGGCGCTGGGGCTGCTGGGACTCCCACTGGTGCCGCCCGCCGCGGCCGTGGTCTGGGTGGTGGTGACGGGGCAGAGTTGCCCGAGGGTGAGGTTAACGATGGGCCAGTCCTGCCACACTGTGGGCGATGCACAGACCACACTCTCTGAGTCAGGCTGACCCACGTacctgcaacacacacacacacacacacacacacacacacacacacacacacacacacacacacacacacacacacacacacacacacacacacacacacacacacacaatgtgggtAGAGTTGAGGAGTTGTAAAGGTAAGTAGACACTAGtgtgagttatctacaggcccccaaacagtagcctggatacatggtgcaagttacagcaggagttaacattggctcggtgttggggctgcaactggtttatagatatgtgaagagaaaaagactagttaagacaaatgtaggtcccttgcagtcggaaacaggtgaattgatcatagggaacaaggagatggcagaccaattgaacaactactttggttctgtcttctctgaggaagacataaacaatctgccggaaatagcaggggaccgggggtctaacgagatggaggaactgagggtaatccaggttagtcgggaagtggggttaggtaaattaaatggattaaaggccgataaatccccagggccagataggctgcatcccagagtgcttaaggaagtagcctcagaaatagtggatgcattagtgataatttttcaaaactctttagattctggagcagttcctgaggattggagggtagctaatgttatcccactttttaaaaagggagggagagagaaaacggggaattatagcccagttagcctgacatcggtggtggggaaaatgctggagtcaattattaaagaggtaataacggcgcatttggatagcagtaaaaggattggttcaagtcagcatggatttacgaaggggaaatcctacttgactaatcttcggggattttttgaggatatgacaagtaaaatgggtgaaggggagccagtggatggagtgtatctagactttcagaaagcctttgataaggtcccacacgggaggttggtgagcaaaattagagcacagggtattgggggtagagtgttgacatggagagagaattggttggcagacaggaagcaaagagtaggagtaaacgggaccttttcagaatggcaggcagtggcgagtggagtgccgcaaggctcggtgttggggcagcaactgtttaccatatatattaatgatttggacgagggaattgaatgcaacatctctaagtttgcggatgacacgaagctgggtggcagtgttagctgcgaggaggatgctaggaggctgcagagtgacttggatagattaggagagtgggcaaatgcatggcagatgcaatataatgtggataaatgtgaggttatccactttggcggcaagaacaggaaagcagagtattacctgaatgatggccaattaggaaaaggggagatgcaacgtgacctgggtgtcatggtgcaccagtcattgaaagcaagcgtgcaggtgtagcaggcagtgaagaaagtgaatggtatgtttgcattcatagcaagaggatttgagtataggagcagggaggttctgctgcagttgtacagggccttggtgagaccacacctggagtattgtgtacagttttggtctccgaatctgaggaaagacattctagccttagagggagtacagagaaggttcaccagattgatccctgggatggcaggactttcatatgaagaatgactggatagactgggcttgtactcgctggagtttagaagactgagggggggtcttatagaaacatataaaattctgaaggggttggagaggctagatgcaggaaaattgttcccgatgttggggaagtccagaactaggggtcacagcttaaggataagggggaagtctattaggaccgagatgagaaaacatttcttcacacagagagtggtgaatctgtggaattctctggcacagaaggtagttgaggccagttcattggctatatttaa
Protein-coding sequences here:
- the LOC144591800 gene encoding uncharacterized protein LOC144591800, translating into WQDWPIVNLTLGQLCPVTTTQTTAAAGGTSGSPSSPSAGPLTARPPWAVCEPTVSLDSFGSLGKLRHLDLSRNGLGRLEGGRPLFPVEELDLSYNALTAVPDLGRALPGLRKLILDGNRIGRLQQGALEGLDNLSELSIRGNALARLHPRIFHPLHNLLHLNLASNLIRQLPSGSLDGTEDLVTLDVSNNSLAAIPPNLFDNNLSLLYVYLYDNPWHCDCASASYLKAWMDDNHGSVYSTVSLDSFGSLGKLRHLDLSRNGLGRLEGGRPLFPVEELDLSYNALTAVPDLGRSLPGLRKLILDGNRIGRLQQGALDGLDNLSELSIRGNALARLHPRIFHPLHNLRRLNLASNLIRQLPSEAADDLGHLEELDLSHNLLPSLPPSLLQNATPARLALYGNPWNCDGRHRHLARWIRANPGKLRGADGAADETAAVCSAPLRLNGVPLVRLPLIKWTFPFQTTAAAGGTSGSPSSPSAGPLTARPPWAVCEPLAGRAGKVGLNCSHRSLQSVPPSLPDDTEILLLSSNSISTVSLDSFGSLGKLRHLDLSRNGLGRLEGGRPLFPVEELDLSYNALTAVPDLGRSLPGLRKLILDGNRIGRLQQGALEGLDNLSELSIRGNALARLTPRIFHPLHNLRRLNLASNLIRQLPSEAADDLGHLEELDLSHNLLPSLPPSLLQNATPARLALYGNPWNCDGRHRHLARWIRANPGKLRGADGAADETAAVCSAPLRLNGVPLVRLPLVSDLNVNSLTKPQLQSQPTLTFRIYQGTVSLDSFGSLGKLRHLDLSRNGLGRLEGGRPLFPLEELDLSYNALTAVPDLGRALPGLRKLILDGNRIGRLQQGALEGLDNLSELSIRGNALARLPPPEVADDLGHLEELDLSHNLLPSLPPSLLRNATPARLALYGNPWNCDGRHRHLARWIRANPGKLRGADGAADETAAVCSAPLRLNGVPLVRLPLAHCPDDPPTSLPPSTTQALPGAAKPVDGPFMAWARGSGLLLAPRGRRGDCWPLLLLHGLALSLVALPLCGLSFYTLGFYRRLCRPLKRHGRGVRLVRYSLVLPDLRQVYPPPSPGLGLGPGPRPGPGPRPGPGPRPGPGPGAVELTPLLGDRGYAGSPTQGEADTFTSSQ